The following are encoded in a window of Sutcliffiella horikoshii genomic DNA:
- the cydC gene encoding thiol reductant ABC exporter subunit CydC encodes MRELAHVVKLVMMEKKDILLSILLGFSAGITAVGLFASSGYLISKAALAPPIYTLTVMIAVLKLFGFARAFVRYGERLYSHRATFTILSNLRVAFYKKIEPLAPQIFQKYRSGDLLARIVGDVESLQNFFLRVFYPPVVLVLVFLSTIFFISFFSIYLALVMFVGLILTGFVVPAYFALGQRRLQSRVREERGALSTEVTELFYGFRDLKIYQQLDVKEKLLADAAGSYVGEQEREGKQAMFNQSMNTFITLLVSWALLALGAYLTVEGQFEGLFLAMLVMISLTVFENAAPMAVFPNHYEESRRAAERLDEVVDGEPVVGVASSETVELPVGTAFSFEMKDVHFRYPGESRLTLDGVNISLPAGSKTAIVGPSGSGKSTLLQLLLKIYETEDGNVSLDAWDYASVDQEDLWGVANVVLQENHFFYGTVRENLALAKDGLSDEEMVEALSAVKLDGFSLDDAVLEKGENLSGGEKQRLAIARALLRSERLWLLDEPTSSVDAVTEAAIFEKLFEAAAEDTLVLVSHRLTGLEKMDQIVVMENGRVVEAGTFDELIRMKGYFYEMKEIEKSVFM; translated from the coding sequence ATGAGAGAATTAGCACATGTTGTAAAGCTGGTCATGATGGAGAAGAAGGACATACTCCTCTCCATCTTGCTCGGGTTCTCAGCGGGGATTACGGCAGTGGGACTGTTTGCCTCTAGTGGATATCTCATTTCCAAAGCGGCACTGGCTCCGCCGATCTATACCTTGACCGTGATGATTGCGGTCCTGAAGCTCTTCGGTTTCGCGCGGGCATTTGTTCGTTACGGAGAACGACTATATTCGCACAGGGCAACTTTTACGATTTTAAGTAATCTACGTGTCGCTTTTTATAAAAAAATTGAGCCGCTTGCGCCGCAAATTTTCCAGAAATACAGAAGCGGTGATTTGCTTGCACGAATTGTGGGGGATGTAGAAAGCTTGCAAAACTTCTTTCTACGTGTGTTCTACCCGCCGGTTGTGCTGGTGCTCGTCTTTTTAAGTACGATATTTTTCATTTCCTTTTTCTCTATTTATCTGGCATTGGTAATGTTCGTCGGATTAATTTTGACAGGGTTTGTGGTGCCAGCGTACTTTGCGCTCGGGCAACGCCGATTGCAAAGTCGTGTCAGAGAAGAGAGAGGGGCGCTATCGACAGAGGTGACGGAACTGTTTTATGGGTTCCGCGACTTGAAGATCTATCAGCAACTCGATGTAAAAGAGAAGTTGCTTGCCGATGCTGCCGGTTCTTATGTTGGGGAGCAGGAGCGAGAAGGAAAACAGGCGATGTTCAATCAATCGATGAACACGTTTATTACGTTGCTTGTGTCATGGGCCTTGCTTGCGCTGGGGGCATACCTAACTGTGGAGGGCCAGTTTGAAGGATTGTTCCTGGCAATGCTAGTGATGATTTCCTTGACGGTGTTTGAAAATGCTGCGCCGATGGCTGTTTTTCCGAATCATTATGAGGAGAGCAGACGGGCTGCGGAAAGATTGGATGAAGTGGTCGACGGGGAGCCGGTTGTAGGTGTGGCGTCTTCTGAAACAGTTGAATTACCTGTTGGAACGGCGTTTTCTTTCGAAATGAAGGATGTCCACTTCCGCTATCCTGGAGAATCCCGTTTGACGCTGGATGGGGTGAATATTAGTTTGCCTGCTGGATCGAAGACGGCGATTGTTGGGCCTAGTGGGTCTGGGAAATCGACGTTGTTGCAGTTGTTGTTAAAAATTTATGAAACTGAGGATGGGAATGTCTCGTTGGATGCATGGGATTATGCCTCTGTTGATCAGGAAGACTTGTGGGGCGTGGCAAACGTCGTCCTGCAGGAAAATCACTTTTTCTACGGCACGGTAAGGGAGAATCTCGCTCTTGCTAAAGATGGATTGAGCGATGAAGAAATGGTAGAGGCATTGAGCGCGGTGAAGCTTGACGGGTTTTCCTTGGATGATGCGGTGCTCGAAAAAGGGGAGAACCTTTCCGGCGGGGAGAAGCAGCGCCTTGCTATCGCGCGTGCATTGTTGAGGTCAGAACGTTTGTGGCTCTTGGATGAACCGACTTCCTCCGTGGATGCTGTAACGGAAGCTGCAATTTTTGAAAAACTTTTTGAGGCGGCGGCAGAGGATACCTTGGTGCTGGTGAGTCACCGTTTGACGGGTCTCGAGAAGATGGATCAGATTGTTGTCATGGAGAATGGTCGTGTTGTGGAAGCAGGCACATTTGACGAGTTGATTAGGATGAAGGGGTACTTCTATGAGATGAAAGAGATAGAGAAGAGTGTGTTTATGTAG
- a CDS encoding ABC transporter ATP-binding protein, translating to MVRRFFSYYKPYKWLFILDFSCAVLVGLLELAFPIAVNQVIDRLLPQENWTLIVWACIGLLAIYAINTGLHYVVTYWGHMLGINIETDMRRKLFQHMQKLSFGYYDNNKTGHSISRLTKDLEEIGEVAHHGPEDVFVALMTLIGAFFIMLSINWKLAILSFLVIPLLMILAIHFNKKMTRTFRRMFSDVAEINARVEDSIGGIRVVQAFANEKHEQKQFAVNNESYRSTKLASYKIMAQNVTANYMLMRLVTLFTLLFGTFFVIRGELSYGEFVAFILLSNILLGPIQKINAVIESYPKGIAGFKRYTEIMETEPDIADAPDAVHADLEGEIHYRNVSFGYEGNERVLKNINLTVRAGETVAIVGPSGAGKTTLCSLLPRFYELEEGSILIDGYDTRELTLESLRSQIGIVQQDVFLFSGTIRENIAYGKLDATDEEIMEAARRSQLDEFISTQPQGLDTVIGERGVKLSGGQKQRLAISRIFLKNPPILILDEATSALDTETERAIQESLTELSKDRTTLVIAHRLATIKNADRIMVVTKDGIAEQGRHEELIEAEGIYSRLHHAQFG from the coding sequence TTGGTACGACGGTTTTTCTCGTATTATAAGCCATATAAGTGGCTGTTTATTTTGGATTTTTCCTGCGCCGTTTTGGTAGGGTTGCTGGAACTTGCGTTTCCGATTGCCGTTAACCAGGTAATTGATAGACTGTTGCCGCAAGAAAATTGGACACTCATCGTCTGGGCGTGTATCGGACTACTTGCCATCTATGCGATCAATACCGGGCTTCATTATGTGGTTACCTACTGGGGGCATATGCTTGGCATTAATATTGAAACAGACATGCGCAGAAAATTATTTCAGCACATGCAAAAACTTTCGTTTGGCTATTACGACAACAATAAAACAGGGCATTCCATTTCAAGGCTTACCAAAGATTTAGAAGAGATCGGAGAAGTTGCCCACCACGGACCTGAGGATGTCTTTGTGGCATTGATGACGCTTATCGGGGCATTTTTCATTATGCTCTCCATCAATTGGAAGCTTGCTATACTATCATTCTTAGTCATTCCGCTATTAATGATCCTTGCCATCCATTTTAATAAAAAAATGACACGCACGTTCCGCAGAATGTTCAGTGACGTGGCTGAAATTAATGCAAGAGTGGAAGATAGCATCGGTGGAATCCGCGTGGTGCAGGCTTTTGCCAACGAAAAACATGAACAGAAGCAATTTGCCGTGAACAATGAAAGCTACCGTTCTACGAAACTAGCTTCTTATAAAATAATGGCCCAGAATGTCACTGCTAACTACATGCTCATGCGTCTTGTTACGTTATTTACCCTGCTGTTTGGTACCTTCTTCGTCATTCGCGGAGAGCTTAGTTACGGAGAGTTTGTCGCATTCATCCTTCTGTCTAACATTTTATTAGGGCCGATTCAGAAAATAAATGCGGTAATCGAAAGCTATCCGAAAGGGATTGCCGGGTTCAAACGATACACAGAAATCATGGAAACAGAACCTGATATTGCAGATGCGCCGGATGCGGTCCATGCAGATTTAGAAGGGGAAATTCATTACCGAAATGTATCGTTCGGGTATGAAGGCAACGAACGAGTATTGAAAAATATCAACCTCACCGTCAGAGCGGGGGAAACAGTGGCGATTGTCGGTCCATCAGGTGCCGGAAAAACGACGCTATGCAGTCTTTTGCCAAGATTCTATGAGTTAGAGGAAGGCAGCATTCTTATTGACGGTTATGATACGCGCGAATTGACGCTAGAATCTTTGCGAAGCCAAATTGGAATCGTGCAGCAGGATGTATTTTTATTTTCTGGAACGATCAGAGAAAATATTGCATACGGAAAACTTGATGCCACAGACGAAGAAATCATGGAGGCGGCAAGACGTTCCCAACTGGATGAATTCATTTCCACGCAGCCACAGGGGCTTGATACCGTCATTGGGGAACGCGGGGTGAAACTGTCTGGCGGACAAAAACAACGTCTTGCCATTTCACGGATTTTCCTGAAGAATCCACCGATCCTGATTTTAGATGAAGCGACGTCCGCACTTGATACCGAAACAGAACGCGCTATCCAAGAATCGTTGACGGAGCTTTCCAAAGACCGGACAACGCTTGTCATCGCCCACCGCCTTGCCACCATCAAAAATGCAGACCGTATTATGGTTGTGACAAAGGATGGCATTGCCGAACAAGGCCGACATGAGGAACTGATTGAGGCAGAAGGAATTTATAGCAGACTGCATCATGCGCAATTCGGATAA
- a CDS encoding general stress protein, with protein sequence MKKTILGVYDTEKKARNVVEGLIVQGYRAEEIVVVALGEEIGSDYPTGTRVEHITSEEDDSVVDKLLLPDEAQAPQGVGNKLLELGLSDRDAPMYATDVENGRILVLTNEKESQEARTVEPCVGDREQQEMH encoded by the coding sequence ATGAAAAAAACGATATTAGGTGTATATGATACAGAGAAGAAAGCTAGAAATGTTGTGGAAGGATTGATTGTCCAGGGATACCGGGCGGAAGAGATCGTCGTGGTTGCACTTGGTGAAGAAATTGGATCCGACTACCCGACAGGAACAAGGGTCGAACATATCACATCAGAAGAAGACGATTCTGTGGTCGACAAACTCCTTTTGCCGGATGAAGCACAGGCACCACAAGGTGTAGGCAACAAACTGCTTGAACTAGGCCTTTCAGACCGAGATGCACCAATGTATGCAACAGATGTGGAAAACGGCAGAATCTTGGTGCTGACGAATGAAAAAGAGAGCCAGGAAGCACGCACGGTTGAGCCTTGTGTGGGAGATCGTGAACAGCAAGAGATGCACTAG
- a CDS encoding FAD-dependent oxidoreductase: MSNNTKLPSFPASLWKEQDSPNTFSPLTEDVLTDVTVIGAGITGITVAYLLAKEGLKVALLEGGKVIGGTTGFTTAKISSQHGLIYQDLINQHGQEKARLYYEANQKGLSFIQDCINALQIDCDFQTLPSFIYSTSKEMEQKVEKEANAYLKLGINGGFAHKGDLTLPFSINNAVMMRDQAQFHPIKYLNGLLRAFTKLGGKVYEDTRATDIQADSSVVETENGFKVKSNHVIVSTHYPFNDRNGLLFSRLHVERSYALAAKTNEKNIPDGMYLNAEKPTRSIRSAPGPDGKKLLLFGGEGHPTGQNDRDTSTHYERLVQFGTRYFDIEAIPFHWSSQDIFSLDNLPYIGPVKKGSENVFIATAYAKWGMTNGTIAACILKDYILNKENPYTDLFHPSRNEMDFSSAKNFVKENATVAKELIKGKIKRESRSIEELEYDEGGIIQLDGKKVGAYKDKEGTYHLLKPICTHMGCDVVWNDAERSWDCPCHASRFSYKGDVLEGPATKPLKRVES; this comes from the coding sequence ATGTCTAATAATACAAAACTACCATCCTTCCCTGCTTCACTCTGGAAAGAGCAAGATTCACCCAATACTTTTTCTCCGCTTACTGAAGATGTCTTAACAGATGTGACTGTCATCGGTGCCGGAATTACCGGAATCACCGTAGCTTACCTTCTTGCAAAGGAAGGGTTGAAAGTCGCTCTCCTAGAAGGTGGCAAGGTCATCGGCGGGACCACCGGGTTTACCACTGCCAAGATTTCCTCTCAGCATGGGTTGATTTATCAAGATTTGATTAATCAACACGGACAAGAAAAAGCACGGCTTTATTATGAGGCAAATCAGAAAGGCTTATCTTTCATTCAGGACTGCATCAACGCCCTGCAGATAGATTGCGATTTCCAGACACTCCCTTCATTTATTTACTCGACAAGCAAGGAAATGGAGCAAAAAGTGGAGAAAGAGGCAAATGCCTATCTTAAGCTTGGTATAAATGGGGGCTTTGCTCATAAGGGAGATCTTACCCTGCCCTTTTCCATAAACAATGCTGTGATGATGCGGGACCAGGCACAGTTTCATCCAATCAAATACCTTAATGGACTGTTGCGGGCTTTTACAAAACTAGGCGGGAAAGTGTATGAGGATACAAGAGCTACAGACATACAGGCGGATTCTTCGGTTGTTGAAACGGAAAACGGATTTAAGGTGAAAAGTAACCATGTCATCGTTAGCACCCATTACCCATTCAATGATAGGAACGGCCTTCTCTTTTCCAGATTACATGTGGAACGCTCTTACGCCCTGGCGGCGAAAACAAATGAAAAAAACATACCAGATGGGATGTACTTGAATGCCGAAAAACCGACACGCTCCATTCGATCTGCACCCGGCCCTGATGGAAAGAAATTATTGCTATTTGGAGGGGAAGGGCATCCTACCGGACAAAATGATCGAGACACCTCTACTCACTATGAAAGGCTCGTCCAATTTGGTACCAGGTACTTTGATATAGAAGCCATTCCTTTTCATTGGTCCTCACAGGATATTTTTTCCTTGGATAACTTGCCTTACATCGGCCCTGTTAAGAAAGGTTCTGAAAATGTATTTATAGCTACCGCATATGCGAAGTGGGGGATGACAAACGGTACAATTGCTGCTTGTATATTGAAAGATTATATCCTTAACAAGGAAAATCCCTACACGGACCTTTTCCATCCGAGCAGAAACGAGATGGATTTCAGCAGCGCCAAAAATTTTGTAAAGGAAAATGCAACAGTTGCAAAAGAACTGATAAAGGGAAAAATAAAAAGAGAGTCCCGTAGCATCGAAGAACTGGAATATGATGAGGGAGGAATAATTCAACTTGATGGCAAAAAAGTTGGAGCATACAAGGACAAGGAAGGCACATATCACCTCTTAAAGCCTATCTGTACCCATATGGGATGCGACGTGGTGTGGAATGATGCGGAACGTTCGTGGGATTGCCCATGTCATGCATCAAGGTTCTCCTATAAGGGGGACGTTTTGGAAGGGCCTGCAACGAAGCCATTAAAAAGGGTGGAATCATAA
- a CDS encoding manganese-dependent inorganic pyrophosphatase, whose amino-acid sequence MTKVLVLGHKNPDTDSICSAIAYAELKKQLGMDAEPVRLGELNGETEYALKEFNSEVPRLVETVANEVKEVILVDHNERQQSVSDIDQVRVLEVIDHHRIANFETADPLYYRAEPVGCTATILNKLYKENGVVISKPVAGLMLSAIISDSLLFKSPTCTEQDVQAAKELAEIAGVNADEYGLAMLKAGADISDKTVEQLISLDAKEFQMGDYKVEIAQVNTVDTNDVLTKQAELEAVITANVADKDLDLFLLVVTDILENDSVALALGSQAPVVEKAYNVKLENNTALLKGVVSRKKQVVPVLTDALTK is encoded by the coding sequence ATGACAAAAGTTTTAGTACTAGGACATAAAAACCCAGATACAGATTCCATCTGCTCAGCCATCGCTTATGCAGAGTTGAAAAAACAACTAGGCATGGACGCAGAGCCGGTTCGTTTAGGTGAGTTAAACGGCGAAACAGAATATGCGCTAAAAGAATTCAACAGTGAAGTGCCGCGTCTTGTGGAAACTGTTGCAAACGAAGTAAAGGAAGTAATTTTGGTTGACCACAACGAGCGCCAACAAAGCGTAAGTGATATCGATCAAGTTCGCGTCCTTGAAGTAATCGATCACCACCGTATTGCAAACTTTGAAACGGCCGATCCTTTATACTACCGTGCAGAGCCAGTAGGTTGCACCGCGACAATTTTAAACAAGCTATACAAGGAAAATGGAGTGGTAATCTCTAAGCCAGTTGCCGGATTAATGCTTTCTGCCATCATTTCTGATTCCCTATTGTTTAAATCCCCAACTTGCACAGAGCAAGATGTACAAGCTGCAAAAGAACTTGCGGAAATCGCGGGTGTAAATGCAGATGAGTATGGATTAGCGATGTTAAAAGCAGGAGCAGACATTAGTGACAAAACAGTAGAACAGCTTATCTCCCTTGATGCAAAAGAATTCCAAATGGGCGACTACAAAGTAGAAATCGCACAAGTAAACACGGTTGATACAAACGATGTTCTTACAAAACAAGCAGAGTTAGAAGCAGTAATCACTGCGAACGTTGCGGACAAGGACTTAGATTTGTTCTTACTTGTCGTAACGGATATCTTGGAGAATGATTCTGTTGCACTTGCACTAGGATCCCAAGCTCCGGTTGTAGAGAAAGCATACAACGTGAAGCTTGAGAACAACACTGCTTTGTTGAAGGGTGTTGTGTCCCGTAAGAAACAGGTTGTACCTGTGTTGACGGATGCATTGACAAAATAA
- a CDS encoding ABC transporter substrate-binding protein, producing the protein MKTRLLALSLIIVLLIAAGCSNTNLNNSDNAGEELKEKDWSDITELAEGSKVRIFMWGGDEGINRYMDEWVAPNLKEAHNIELERVPMDTNEILQKLSTEKRANKEEGTIDIIWINGENFKNAKEFELLYGPFSEKLPNYQNYVDTESLDVQYDFGTEVEGLEAPWGKVQFVFQYDEEKIPTPPANFEELKDWIKENPGKFTYPDANDFTGNAFLRHVLYDAVGGPEKLLENGYDEKVLANHADALWSYLREIQPSLWRNGETYPATLTDLDRLYSQGEVWMTMGYNEARAESLIKDGIFPESTKSFVLDSGSIGNTHFLAIPFNSPNKAGAMVAIDFLMSPDAQLAKYESTYWGENMALDPTKLPEDAQEKLANMDRGASVLSPEKLSESLLPEVDAEYVNWLKEHWVNEVVQKQ; encoded by the coding sequence ATGAAGACAAGGTTACTGGCATTGTCATTAATAATTGTACTGCTAATAGCAGCTGGTTGCTCGAACACCAACTTAAACAACAGCGACAACGCCGGCGAAGAACTTAAAGAAAAAGATTGGAGCGACATCACCGAACTTGCCGAGGGCTCCAAGGTTCGCATTTTTATGTGGGGCGGAGATGAAGGAATTAACCGCTACATGGATGAGTGGGTCGCGCCTAATTTAAAAGAAGCGCATAACATCGAACTAGAACGAGTCCCAATGGATACAAATGAAATCCTTCAAAAACTATCCACGGAAAAGCGTGCAAACAAAGAAGAAGGTACCATCGACATCATCTGGATAAATGGGGAAAACTTCAAGAACGCCAAGGAGTTTGAACTACTTTACGGTCCATTCAGCGAAAAACTCCCAAACTACCAGAACTATGTCGACACGGAAAGTCTGGACGTCCAATATGATTTCGGTACGGAAGTGGAAGGACTGGAGGCGCCTTGGGGGAAAGTGCAGTTCGTCTTCCAATATGATGAAGAAAAAATCCCAACCCCTCCTGCCAACTTCGAAGAGTTAAAAGATTGGATAAAAGAAAACCCAGGAAAGTTTACGTATCCTGATGCAAATGATTTTACAGGAAATGCGTTTCTTAGACATGTTCTGTACGATGCGGTGGGCGGACCGGAGAAATTATTAGAAAACGGCTACGATGAAAAGGTTTTAGCGAATCATGCAGACGCCCTTTGGAGCTATCTCCGTGAAATCCAGCCGTCCCTTTGGAGAAACGGAGAGACCTACCCAGCAACTCTAACCGACTTAGATCGTCTCTATAGCCAAGGGGAAGTGTGGATGACGATGGGGTATAACGAGGCGAGGGCGGAAAGTCTTATCAAGGACGGCATTTTTCCTGAAAGCACGAAATCCTTTGTGTTAGATTCAGGTTCTATCGGAAATACGCACTTCCTGGCCATCCCGTTTAACAGTCCAAATAAAGCAGGTGCGATGGTGGCGATCGATTTCTTGATGTCCCCAGATGCACAACTTGCCAAATATGAGTCGACATATTGGGGAGAAAATATGGCGCTTGATCCGACAAAACTGCCAGAAGACGCACAGGAAAAGCTAGCCAATATGGATCGCGGAGCTTCTGTCCTGTCACCGGAAAAGTTGAGTGAAAGCCTGTTACCAGAAGTGGATGCAGAATATGTGAATTGGTTGAAGGAGCATTGGGTCAATGAAGTGGTTCAAAAGCAATAA
- a CDS encoding ABC transporter permease — protein sequence MKWFKSNNWSLALLPAFLFTFCLVVYGLFMAAQESVTTLNGFSLDAYKNIFDNEAFLESLTYSLRIAFVSTVLSLVLGLLLTKFLFETLNNHLARTVVWLPMLFPHFVWGYMMILLFSQTGWFSTMLHAMSIIDSPDQFPVLTNDRYGIGIILTYTLKEIPFVVLMLLPVYAQLNRDLPNVVMTLGGNKWHVFKTVEWPWLFPVLMEAGLIVFAFILAAFEVPYLLGTTYPKMVSVLAYEWFYQGDWSKRPESFAVMMTVTAIIFGLLIILLSLVSRSRYRMMKGNGM from the coding sequence ATGAAGTGGTTCAAAAGCAATAACTGGAGTCTTGCACTCCTACCAGCTTTTCTTTTTACATTCTGCCTTGTCGTCTATGGGCTGTTTATGGCGGCACAGGAGAGTGTGACAACCTTAAACGGCTTTTCCTTGGATGCATATAAAAACATATTTGATAACGAGGCTTTCCTGGAGTCGTTAACATACAGTCTCAGGATTGCCTTCGTTTCAACGGTACTGTCTCTCGTATTGGGTCTTTTACTAACTAAATTTCTATTTGAAACTTTAAACAACCACTTGGCAAGGACAGTTGTTTGGTTGCCGATGCTATTTCCTCATTTTGTTTGGGGATATATGATGATTTTGCTTTTTTCGCAAACAGGTTGGTTCTCCACCATGTTGCATGCCATGTCCATCATTGATAGTCCTGATCAATTTCCGGTACTGACGAATGACCGCTATGGAATTGGCATCATCCTTACATATACGTTAAAAGAAATTCCCTTTGTCGTGCTAATGTTGTTGCCTGTATATGCACAGCTTAACCGGGATTTGCCGAATGTGGTGATGACTCTTGGCGGCAACAAGTGGCATGTTTTTAAAACAGTGGAGTGGCCGTGGCTGTTTCCGGTGCTGATGGAAGCGGGGCTGATTGTTTTTGCCTTTATTTTGGCGGCATTTGAAGTGCCGTACTTACTTGGGACGACCTATCCGAAAATGGTATCTGTCCTTGCGTATGAGTGGTTTTATCAAGGGGACTGGAGCAAAAGGCCGGAATCATTTGCTGTGATGATGACAGTGACCGCGATAATCTTTGGTCTGCTTATCATCCTATTAAGTTTGGTTTCAAGGTCACGGTATCGGATGATGAAAGGAAACGGGATGTAG